One Elusimicrobiota bacterium DNA segment encodes these proteins:
- a CDS encoding RluA family pseudouridine synthase, producing the protein MPTLKILSESNGERLDVILARQYPQYSRVFLQKWVRHGGVKRQGEVPAPRDRVHVGEIYEVMDFESPLDFSPDLPGARHFLSADIIPTILFEDQALMALNKPAGLVVHPAPGHRGPTLIDWLRDHMGSSIAKVFTDPERLGLVHRLDKDTSGVLLIAKSIVSQTAISRQFHGRTVRKTYVAFVEGVPSAKKGVITAPVGRSRKQPSRMAVSSQGRPSETAFEVNEIFGRPATKASAGSPKQSGEEVSQVTLFPKTGRTHQLRVHMAAIGHPVVGDRTYGSKAIWAEQFGVTRSLLHAQRLEFQHPVTKKPVSFEAPWPADFCRAQLAFRQAFKVLWMAIALGGILLAPLRAEETAAPSSKKPKVVRHASSSGVSSSSFKQLKKEVSALKDQMDVFKSELSALESGLADLNVSKRLADLEKAIPEINAKSVSGGNAAEESKTQILEANRKLKNLQDTLDQMRDQVDRLQRQAIQHRTSSEVPAVPEDEGAGKNP; encoded by the coding sequence ATGCCAACGCTTAAGATTTTATCGGAGTCCAATGGCGAGCGTTTGGATGTTATCCTGGCGCGTCAGTATCCGCAGTACTCGAGGGTCTTTCTGCAGAAGTGGGTGCGTCACGGCGGGGTGAAGCGGCAGGGGGAAGTTCCAGCACCTCGAGACCGGGTGCATGTCGGCGAAATCTATGAGGTGATGGATTTTGAATCCCCGCTCGATTTTTCCCCGGATCTTCCGGGAGCGAGGCATTTTTTATCAGCGGACATTATTCCTACAATTCTCTTTGAAGATCAGGCGCTGATGGCGTTGAACAAGCCGGCGGGTCTGGTCGTCCATCCGGCGCCCGGGCACAGGGGACCGACGCTGATCGATTGGCTGCGGGATCATATGGGTTCGTCCATCGCAAAAGTTTTTACGGACCCCGAGCGTTTGGGGCTGGTTCATCGTCTGGACAAGGACACGTCAGGAGTCCTCTTGATCGCCAAGAGCATCGTGTCTCAGACCGCCATCAGCCGGCAGTTTCATGGCCGTACCGTTCGTAAAACATACGTGGCTTTTGTCGAAGGGGTCCCTTCAGCAAAAAAAGGTGTCATCACCGCGCCGGTGGGACGGTCCCGGAAGCAGCCCAGTCGGATGGCGGTCTCCAGCCAGGGGCGCCCCTCGGAGACCGCGTTTGAAGTGAACGAAATATTTGGAAGGCCCGCCACTAAAGCGTCGGCGGGCTCGCCTAAACAGAGTGGCGAGGAGGTTTCTCAAGTGACGTTATTTCCGAAAACCGGCCGCACGCATCAACTCCGGGTTCATATGGCGGCCATCGGTCATCCCGTCGTGGGAGATCGCACCTACGGTTCGAAGGCCATCTGGGCGGAGCAGTTTGGAGTGACTCGCTCGCTTCTCCATGCGCAGCGCTTGGAATTCCAGCATCCCGTGACGAAAAAACCGGTTTCTTTTGAAGCCCCCTGGCCGGCGGATTTTTGCCGGGCGCAGCTGGCTTTCCGTCAGGCTTTTAAGGTTCTTTGGATGGCGATCGCTCTCGGTGGAATCCTTCTGGCGCCGCTGCGCGCCGAAGAAACCGCTGCGCCATCCTCGAAGAAGCCGAAGGTGGTGCGGCATGCCTCGTCGTCTGGTGTTTCCAGCAGCAGCTTCAAGCAACTTAAAAAAGAAGTCTCCGCGTTGAAAGATCAGATGGATGTGTTCAAATCGGAGCTTTCGGCCCTGGAATCCGGCCTGGCTGATCTGAACGTGTCGAAGCGCCTGGCGGATCTGGAAAAGGCCATCCCTGAGATCAACGCAAAATCCGTGAGCGGCGGCAATGCGGCGGAAGAGAGCAAAACGCAGATTCTGGAAGCGAACCGGAAACTCAAAAACCTTCAGGACACGCTCGATCAAATGCGGGACCAAGTGGATCGGCTTCAGCGCCAGGCGATTCAGCATCGGACGTCCTCCGAGGTGCCGGCCGTGCCGGAGGATGAAGGGGCGGGGAAAAATCCATGA